The stretch of DNA GCTCGCCGAGATGCAGCGACGGGGCGTGGCGGAAGCCGATCCGAGTCTCGATGTCGACGGCTGGGATCAGGCGGTCAAACTGGTGATTCTCGCCAACGCCGTGCTTCGGCGGCCGACCGTCCTCGGCGATCTCTCGGTGCGGGGAATCCGGAACGTGACGGTGACGGAGTTGCGCGCCGCGACGGACCGGGGGGAGCGGTTGGTGCTCCTGGGTCGCGCGGTCCGGAGCGACGCAACCGGCGACTGGCGGCTCACCGTGGCGCCGACGTCGCTCCCGCTCGAGCATCCGTTGGCGCGGATGGGCGCGGATGAGATGGGGATCGTGTATCGCACCGACATCAGCGGGATTCTCCATGCGACGTCGGAAGAAGTCGACGCCGTACCCACCGCGGCGGCCATGTTGCGCGATTTGATCGGATTGGTCTGACGGCGCGGAGCGGCGCTGTCAGCCGCAGCGCCCTCGTCGGGTCCGCCAGGGGGCCCGAAAACTGCCGGCCAGCGTCGGGCGGTCGGAGAACTCGAGTCGAAGCCGTTCCGCGATCACGGAGTCCGGCCCGAGAAGCAGGGTGAGCCCCGGTCCGATTCGGAGGTCATCGCAGGTCAGGACCGGCGCGTCGCGGTGGTATCTGAAGCCCACCCCCGCCAGCACGTATCCGCCGCTCATCGGGCGTCACCGGCCAATGAATCCCCGCCGGCCTGATGGTGGAGCGCCTGCCACTGCGTCACGACCAGCCGGCGGTCGGCCTAGGCGGCATGCCACCACAACAACGGAACGGAGCCGACGGCCACGAGCGCGAGGGCCGGCCGCCACGCCACCGCGAGCGCGAGACTCGACCCCGTGATCAGGTACTCGCCGCTGGCCCGGGAGAGCCGTCCCCCCGCCCGGCGCATCGCCCCAACGGCGAGCAGCGTCGCCACGCTGACCGACAGTGCCTGCCAGTCCAGTGCCAGCGCAAAGACGAGGGTCGGCGCCGCCGGCACCGCGAGGGCGATCACATCATCGAGAACCCGGATCCGCGCGCCGACCGGAAGGGATCGGGCCCAGGGCCACGGGGGCCGGCGGAGGACCAAGAGATCGGCCAGTCCGGCGAAGGTGATCACGAGCGCGATCACGATGACCGCCCGGGTCACCCCACTCGCCGCCTCGACGGTGAGCCGGTTGTTGATTCGATAGAGGAGCGCCGCGCCGGTCCGGCTTGGGAGGCCAGCGTGAGTCCGAGGAATCCAAACCCGAGCGCCGCCGTCGCGGTGCGGTCGGGGCCCACCAAGGCAAGGACGTTGGCGCGAAGGAACAGCGGGACGCTCGGAATCGGTACCACCACCAGGGCGAGCACCAGCGCGGCGAAGAGAATGATCCCGTTCCGCAGCGCCACCGAGGCGGCGCCGGCGGCGAAGAACCGAATGACGCCGGTCAGAGCGGCCCGACCCGCCTAACGTGGCCGGTGCCGATCTCGGCGATCGTCCGGCATCCGAGCAGCGCCATGCTCCGTTCGAGTTCGGACTTGAGCATCCCGAGGGCCCGCTCGACGCCGGCCTGGCCGCCCGATGCGAGGCCATAGAGGTAGGGCCGGCCGATCGACACCGCGTTGGCGCCGAGGGCCAGGGCCTTGAGGACGTGGGTGCCGCGCCGGACGCCGCCGTCGACGATCAGCTCGAGCCGGTCGCCGACCGCGTCCCGGATGGCCGCGACGCAATCGATCGGGGCCGGGGCGGCGTCGAGTTGGCGGCCCCCGTGATTCGAAATCATGATGGCAGTGGCCCCGACGTCGACGGCGCGCTTGGCGTCGGCCGGCGACTGAATCCCTTTGAGGACGAAGGGGCCGCCCCACTGCTTGACCAACCAGGCGACGTCGTCCCAGGTCACGGTCCGGTCGAACTGGCCGTTGACGTAGTCGATCAGCGAGACGGTGCCGAGCTTGCCGACCCGATGGACCACGTTGGCAATCTGGAAGTCGGGGTTCTTGAGGAGGTGAAACGCCCACCGTGGGTGGGCCGCGAAGCTGGCGAAGCTCTTCAGCGAGAACCTCGGCGGCAACACCATCCCGGTGACCCGGTCGCGCTCCCGGTTGCCGGCGAGCGCCGTGTCGACCGTAAGGCAGAGCGCTTGATACTTCGCGGCCTTGCAGCGCTCCACGAACTCCGTCGTGAGCGCCCGGTCTTTGAGGATGTAGATCTGGAACATCCACGGCCCTGGGCCCTGGTCGGCGATCTCCTCGATCCGGGTCGTGCCCATCGTGGAGAGGGTATAGAACGTGCCGGATTTCTGGGCCGCCCGGGCCACCGCCGGCTCGGCCTCGTGGTGAAAGAGCCGGGACATCCCGGTCGGCGCGAGAAACACCGGCCAGCTGATCTTTTGGCCGAGCAGAGTGGTACTGGTGTCGATGGCGCTGATGTCCCGGAGGTAGTTGGGAAGCAGTTCGTAGTCGTCAAAGGCCGTGGTGTTCCGCCGGAGGCTCCATTCATCGTCGGAGCCCCCGTCGATGTAGTGAAACATCGGGGCGGGGAGGCGTTGCTTCGCCATCCGGCGGAGGTCGGCAATGTTGTTGCAGCGGTCAAGTTGCATGGCTGGCTTCGATCTGTCGGCTTAGATTGGTCGTTGAACCTATCGTGCCGGCGGAGCGCCGGCAACGAGTCCCCGAGGAGCCAGCCAATGCGGGCCCGTCCCCTCTTGACGTATTTCCTGCTGGCCTTCGCGATTACCTGGTCGGCGGCCGGGATGGCCATCCTGGCTCCCGCCTGGTTCAGCCGGACGTTCGGCCAACTCGACGCCAGCAACCCGGTGTTCTTCGTCGCGGTCTACGCGCCCACCGGGCTCGCGATCGGGTTGACCGCGCTGTTCGAGGGCCGAGCCGGCCTCAGGGCGCTCCTGGCTCGGCTCGACCCGCGGCGCTGTCACCCGATCTGGTATCTGGTGGTGGTCGGAGGGTTCCTCGCGCTGACCGGATT from Gemmatimonadota bacterium encodes:
- a CDS encoding alpha-hydroxy-acid oxidizing protein, producing MQLDRCNNIADLRRMAKQRLPAPMFHYIDGGSDDEWSLRRNTTAFDDYELLPNYLRDISAIDTSTTLLGQKISWPVFLAPTGMSRLFHHEAEPAVARAAQKSGTFYTLSTMGTTRIEEIADQGPGPWMFQIYILKDRALTTEFVERCKAAKYQALCLTVDTALAGNRERDRVTGMVLPPRFSLKSFASFAAHPRWAFHLLKNPDFQIANVVHRVGKLGTVSLIDYVNGQFDRTVTWDDVAWLVKQWGGPFVLKGIQSPADAKRAVDVGATAIMISNHGGRQLDAAPAPIDCVAAIRDAVGDRLELIVDGGVRRGTHVLKALALGANAVSIGRPYLYGLASGGQAGVERALGMLKSELERSMALLGCRTIAEIGTGHVRRVGPL